Proteins found in one Amycolatopsis camponoti genomic segment:
- a CDS encoding MerR family transcriptional regulator, whose amino-acid sequence MTLLDIAEVAEKSGLAPSALRFYEKRGLVEPAGRNGLRRTYHPDVLSRLDLVACARGAGFTIAEIARFLVATPSDDALRERMAVKAAELDDAIDRLTRMRDSLRHAATCDHVPLVECPDFKQAIS is encoded by the coding sequence ATGACCCTGCTCGACATCGCCGAAGTCGCCGAGAAGTCCGGCCTGGCGCCATCGGCGCTTCGGTTCTACGAGAAGCGCGGGCTCGTCGAACCGGCCGGGCGCAACGGCCTGCGCCGCACGTACCACCCGGACGTCCTGAGCCGCCTCGATCTCGTGGCCTGCGCGCGTGGCGCCGGGTTCACGATCGCGGAGATCGCCCGGTTCCTCGTGGCCACGCCGAGCGACGACGCGCTGCGCGAGCGGATGGCGGTCAAGGCGGCCGAGCTCGACGACGCCATCGACCGCCTCACCCGCATGCGCGACAGCCTCCGCCACGCGGCGACCTGCGACCACGTGCCGCTGGTCGAGTGCCCGGACTTCAAGCAGGCGATTTCGTAG
- a CDS encoding MBL fold metallo-hydrolase, producing the protein MTAMMIHHLNCGSVRQIEAPGLPAAHAVNHCLLAETEHDGLVLVETGLGLDDVRDPEATLGGDWVTMAQPLLAEAETAVRQVARLGFAPEDVRHVVVTHLDVDHCGGLPDFPAARVHVLAAELDAALAEAPSFRYRPAHWAHGPKWETYEPPAGDDWFGFASVPLTGVAADIRLVPLGGHTAGHAGVAVHDGTRWLLHCGDAYYYHRELTADPEPHPVLDVVQTRSEATTTCAWARRRGCASWRGGTAAR; encoded by the coding sequence ATGACGGCCATGATGATCCACCACCTCAACTGCGGGTCCGTGCGGCAGATCGAAGCCCCCGGACTGCCGGCCGCGCACGCGGTCAACCACTGCCTGCTCGCCGAGACCGAGCACGACGGCCTCGTGCTCGTCGAGACCGGCCTCGGCCTCGACGACGTCCGCGACCCCGAAGCCACCTTGGGTGGCGACTGGGTCACCATGGCGCAGCCGCTGCTCGCCGAAGCCGAGACGGCCGTCCGGCAGGTCGCGCGGCTCGGGTTCGCGCCCGAAGACGTCCGGCACGTCGTCGTCACCCACCTCGACGTCGACCACTGCGGCGGCCTGCCCGACTTCCCGGCCGCGCGGGTCCACGTCCTCGCGGCGGAGCTGGACGCGGCGCTGGCCGAGGCCCCGAGCTTCCGGTACCGGCCGGCGCACTGGGCGCACGGGCCGAAGTGGGAGACCTACGAGCCGCCCGCCGGCGACGACTGGTTCGGCTTCGCTTCGGTGCCGCTGACGGGCGTCGCGGCGGACATCCGGCTCGTCCCGCTCGGCGGGCACACGGCGGGCCACGCGGGGGTCGCGGTGCACGACGGCACGCGCTGGCTGCTGCACTGCGGGGACGCGTACTACTACCACCGCGAGCTGACGGCCGACCCGGAGCCGCACCCGGTGCTGGACGTCGTCCAGACCCGTTCGGAGGCCACCACGACCTGCGCCTGGGCACGCAGGCGCGGCTGCGCGAGCTGGCGAGGCGGCACGGCGGCGAGGTGA
- a CDS encoding STAS domain-containing protein, protein MISGLTCTWTAPDEATARVAIVGELEFATAGALLQLVTDRLADHPAVRDVRLDCGEIAFCDSSGLSTLLLIHRAVTGAGSRLHLDNRPPSLERLLSLTGTTEYLTGEAADSRARRDS, encoded by the coding sequence TTGATCAGTGGCTTGACGTGCACGTGGACCGCACCGGACGAAGCGACGGCCCGCGTCGCGATCGTCGGCGAGCTCGAGTTCGCCACGGCCGGGGCGCTGCTGCAGCTGGTGACCGACCGGCTGGCCGATCACCCGGCCGTCCGTGACGTGCGGCTCGACTGCGGTGAGATCGCCTTCTGCGACTCCTCCGGCCTGTCGACCCTGCTGCTGATCCACCGAGCGGTCACCGGCGCGGGTTCCCGGCTGCACCTGGACAACCGGCCGCCGTCGCTCGAGCGACTGCTGTCCCTCACCGGCACGACGGAGTACCTGACCGGCGAGGCCGCCGACTCACGCGCCCGCCGCGACTCCTAG
- a CDS encoding cobalamin B12-binding domain-containing protein, whose amino-acid sequence MSTPTRAPGVAERAERLWDAVTTGDEYAAGDVVVKALDDGADPETLLLDVIGAVQRRVGQEWAANRLTVAQEHAATAINDRVIATFGYVLKRPEPHLGRVTVACVDGEWHAMPARLLAEVLRLRGFRVDYLGAQVPAPHLVAHLHRTGPDAVALSGSIATRLPTAHATITACQAAATPVIAGGAAFGPDGRYARLLGAEAWAPDARSAADRLAEPLPRPYTGHQPLDDLPHLADQEYTLVTRSSGRLVKSVLTGLEERIPAMRSYTDLQRQHTAEDLAHIVEFLATALYVGDGELFTGFLTWTAGILTARGVPAASLVPALDLLEAELRDFPRATELLGTARTHLAEPGAGSERTA is encoded by the coding sequence ATGAGCACCCCCACCCGCGCCCCCGGGGTGGCCGAGCGCGCCGAGCGGCTCTGGGACGCCGTCACGACCGGCGACGAGTACGCCGCGGGCGACGTCGTGGTCAAGGCGCTCGACGACGGCGCCGACCCGGAGACGCTGCTGCTCGACGTGATCGGCGCGGTCCAGCGCCGGGTCGGGCAGGAGTGGGCGGCCAACCGCCTCACGGTCGCGCAGGAGCACGCGGCGACCGCGATCAACGACCGCGTCATCGCGACCTTCGGTTACGTGCTCAAGCGGCCGGAGCCGCACCTCGGCCGCGTCACCGTCGCCTGCGTCGACGGCGAGTGGCACGCGATGCCCGCCCGGCTGCTGGCCGAGGTGCTGCGGCTGCGCGGCTTCCGGGTCGACTACCTGGGCGCGCAGGTGCCCGCCCCGCACCTGGTCGCCCACCTGCACCGCACCGGTCCGGACGCGGTCGCGCTGTCCGGGTCGATCGCCACCCGGCTACCGACGGCGCACGCCACGATCACCGCGTGCCAGGCAGCGGCGACACCGGTGATCGCCGGCGGCGCCGCTTTCGGTCCCGACGGCCGGTACGCCCGGCTGCTCGGCGCCGAAGCCTGGGCCCCGGACGCGCGGTCGGCGGCCGACCGGCTGGCCGAGCCGCTGCCCCGGCCGTACACCGGACACCAGCCGCTCGACGACCTCCCGCACCTTGCCGACCAGGAGTACACGCTGGTCACGCGCAGCTCCGGCCGGCTCGTCAAGTCGGTGCTGACCGGGCTCGAAGAGCGCATCCCGGCCATGCGGTCCTACACCGACCTGCAGCGCCAGCACACGGCGGAGGACCTCGCGCACATCGTCGAGTTCCTGGCGACCGCGCTGTACGTCGGCGATGGCGAGCTGTTCACCGGGTTCCTGACCTGGACCGCCGGGATCCTCACCGCGCGAGGCGTCCCGGCGGCGTCGCTGGTGCCGGCCCTCGACCTGCTCGAGGCGGAGCTGCGCGACTTCCCGCGTGCCACCGAACTGCTCGGCACCGCGCGCACGCACTTGGCGGAGCCGGGCGCCGGATCGGAGCGGACGGCTTGA
- a CDS encoding PP2C family protein-serine/threonine phosphatase produces the protein MADPVRTARRTAGTGDRGWSAAPTAAICADSGGVVLALNEAARTLFPAAAPGRALTGTVADWLVRAHDARDGEVVRGEVGERAFAAHPIPHGEAVTWWLVDETDARAAQDALAREQERTAFLSDASAALLGSLNLERCMEVAARLAAQHLADAALVLAPTTSGNYPAVSCVRGEEPARSRLEINPDELPGLGEALQGFPPVPSRWLDPDAAPGWVLPAGFGPVGSIVVTPLPGHGVPAGALVLLRRGDRASFTDQEELFARLFAARAGAAMSAARVFALQASITDTLMRELLPPTLEQLGGVEFAGRYRPARDGERIGGDFYDVHPASPGEGDESLAVLGDVCGKGLEAAVLTGKIRTTLRALLPMAGDHHGLLSLLNRTLADRRDARFVTLVLASARREGATVRLRVTSAGHPPPLIVRADGRVEEADTRGSLIGVLPEIRSTSADVTLDPGETCLLYTDGIIEARGGPLGDEMFGEERLRRSLTECANMPADAVVERIHMLASQWIGRGAHDDTAVLAITAPRGQHLAAVGGHGRGRYTA, from the coding sequence GTGGCTGACCCGGTGCGCACCGCGCGCAGGACCGCCGGCACCGGCGACCGGGGCTGGTCCGCCGCGCCCACGGCCGCGATCTGCGCCGACTCCGGTGGCGTCGTCCTCGCGCTCAACGAAGCCGCCCGCACGCTCTTCCCCGCGGCCGCGCCCGGCCGCGCCCTCACCGGCACGGTGGCGGACTGGCTGGTCCGCGCGCACGACGCCCGCGACGGCGAAGTCGTCCGCGGCGAGGTCGGCGAGCGGGCCTTCGCGGCCCACCCGATCCCGCACGGCGAGGCCGTGACGTGGTGGCTGGTCGACGAAACCGACGCCCGCGCCGCCCAGGACGCCCTGGCCCGGGAGCAGGAGCGGACCGCGTTCCTCAGCGACGCCTCGGCCGCGCTGCTGGGCTCGCTCAACCTGGAGCGCTGCATGGAGGTCGCCGCCCGGCTCGCCGCGCAGCACCTCGCCGACGCCGCCCTGGTCCTGGCGCCCACCACGAGCGGGAACTACCCCGCCGTCTCCTGCGTGCGCGGCGAGGAGCCGGCGCGGTCCCGGCTGGAGATCAACCCGGACGAGCTGCCCGGGCTCGGCGAGGCGCTGCAGGGCTTCCCGCCGGTGCCTTCGCGCTGGCTCGACCCGGACGCGGCACCCGGCTGGGTGCTGCCGGCGGGGTTCGGCCCGGTCGGTTCGATCGTCGTCACTCCCCTGCCCGGTCACGGCGTCCCCGCCGGCGCCCTGGTGCTGCTCCGCCGCGGCGATCGCGCCTCTTTCACCGACCAGGAAGAGCTCTTCGCGCGGCTGTTCGCGGCGCGGGCCGGCGCGGCGATGTCGGCGGCGCGCGTGTTCGCGCTGCAGGCGTCGATCACCGACACGCTGATGCGCGAGCTGCTCCCCCCGACCCTCGAGCAGCTCGGCGGCGTCGAGTTCGCCGGCCGCTACCGTCCGGCCCGCGACGGCGAGCGGATCGGCGGCGACTTCTACGACGTGCACCCGGCGTCCCCCGGCGAGGGTGACGAGTCGCTGGCCGTGCTCGGCGACGTCTGCGGCAAGGGCCTCGAGGCGGCCGTGCTGACCGGCAAGATCCGCACCACGCTGCGCGCGCTGCTCCCGATGGCCGGCGACCACCACGGCCTGCTGAGCCTGCTGAACCGCACGCTCGCCGACCGGCGTGACGCCCGCTTCGTCACGCTCGTGCTGGCCTCGGCGCGCCGCGAGGGCGCGACCGTCCGGCTGCGGGTCACCTCCGCCGGCCATCCGCCGCCGCTGATCGTCCGGGCCGACGGCCGCGTCGAGGAAGCCGACACCCGCGGCAGCCTGATCGGCGTGCTGCCGGAGATCCGGTCGACCAGCGCGGACGTCACGCTCGACCCGGGCGAGACGTGCCTGCTCTACACCGACGGGATCATCGAGGCCCGGGGCGGCCCGCTCGGCGACGAGATGTTCGGCGAAGAGCGGCTCCGGCGGTCGCTCACCGAATGCGCGAACATGCCGGCCGACGCCGTGGTCGAGCGGATCCACATGCTCGCGTCGCAGTGGATCGGCCGCGGTGCGCACGACGACACGGCCGTGCTGGCGATCACCGCCCCGCGGGGGCAGCACCTGGCCGCGGTCGGCGGCCACGGCCGCGGGAGGTACACCGCATGA
- a CDS encoding ATP-binding protein: protein MNLRAIRHELGITAELTELAKVRHWVRTVLRGLPASVVGTAVMVVDELTSNALRHGRAPYHVRLLTGAAKLRIEVDDGGGDPARRRAPSDQGGRGLLLVERCAAAWGQLRRPSGKTLWAELATDDPAGARG from the coding sequence GTGAACCTGCGAGCGATCCGGCACGAGCTCGGCATCACCGCCGAGCTCACCGAGCTGGCGAAAGTCCGCCACTGGGTCCGCACGGTCCTGCGGGGACTCCCCGCGAGTGTCGTCGGCACCGCCGTCATGGTGGTGGACGAGCTGACGTCCAACGCGCTGCGCCACGGCCGCGCGCCCTACCACGTGCGCCTGCTGACCGGCGCCGCGAAGCTGCGGATCGAGGTCGACGACGGCGGGGGCGATCCGGCCCGCCGCCGCGCGCCGTCCGACCAGGGCGGGCGCGGGCTCCTGCTGGTGGAACGCTGCGCGGCGGCCTGGGGCCAGCTGCGCCGGCCCAGCGGCAAGACGCTGTGGGCCGAGCTGGCCACCGACGACCCCGCGGGCGCCCGTGGCTGA
- a CDS encoding STAS domain-containing protein yields the protein MTTDALRPRHRFRGDGWSVDVREDGDLDIYTLRGEFDFAVSPKLDEVFPADPGARRVVLDMDEAEYCDSSCLQVLLRLAGRLREAGGKLAVVTTVPAVLRPIELLCLGDVMPVRPSLAETLASWDGEA from the coding sequence ATGACCACCGACGCACTGCGGCCCCGGCATCGGTTCCGCGGTGACGGCTGGTCCGTGGACGTCCGCGAAGACGGCGACCTGGACATCTACACCCTGCGCGGCGAGTTCGACTTCGCGGTCTCACCGAAGCTCGACGAGGTGTTCCCGGCCGATCCCGGCGCCCGTCGCGTCGTGCTGGACATGGACGAGGCCGAATACTGCGACTCCAGCTGCCTGCAGGTCCTGCTGCGGCTGGCCGGCAGGCTGCGCGAGGCGGGCGGCAAGCTGGCCGTCGTGACGACCGTGCCCGCCGTCCTGCGGCCGATCGAGCTCCTGTGCCTCGGCGACGTCATGCCGGTGCGCCCGAGCCTCGCCGAGACGCTCGCGTCCTGGGACGGAGAAGCATGA
- a CDS encoding VanZ family protein, protein MVATYLVPVRTALILFPFLVLAVMLPAAFVSYRRRGRAGGWPTFVFYAFLFYLLAIATQTVLPLPADPAYCAGHTYASSPQLRPFYFVEVVSQRARGHWSPGALLHNPAVWTTALNVVMLAPLGFYVRYAQRMRLVPAAMVGFGVSLFFELTQLTGLWFVYPCPYRLFSVDDLILNTAGVVVGWLLAGPLGRLLPSPEPEHDRRRYAEKVTFTRRLFALATDLLGFAALLGFLFGLLTLFGEDLEHRDTPVVILALVWFVVLPAVTGSTPGKRAMLLRVARRGRRRAGPIALLVRNGVLLSPLWLTWMLLDLDHWDLGDHPEQLLLPLALAASVFVVGVWTPLAVLLDGEHRAPYERLTRTVNVAIVPPGAPAPEPAAEPARPEKVLKGL, encoded by the coding sequence GTGGTCGCCACCTACCTCGTCCCCGTCCGGACAGCCCTCATCCTCTTCCCGTTCCTCGTGCTGGCCGTGATGCTCCCGGCCGCCTTCGTCAGCTACCGCCGGCGGGGCCGCGCCGGCGGATGGCCGACGTTCGTCTTCTACGCGTTCCTCTTCTACCTGCTGGCGATCGCCACGCAGACGGTGCTGCCGCTGCCCGCCGACCCCGCGTACTGCGCGGGTCACACGTACGCGAGTTCTCCGCAGTTGCGGCCTTTCTACTTCGTCGAGGTGGTTTCGCAGCGCGCCCGCGGGCACTGGAGCCCCGGCGCGCTGCTGCACAACCCGGCGGTCTGGACCACCGCGCTCAACGTCGTGATGCTGGCGCCGCTCGGGTTCTACGTCCGCTATGCGCAGCGCATGCGGCTCGTGCCCGCGGCGATGGTCGGCTTCGGCGTGTCGCTGTTCTTCGAGCTGACGCAGCTGACCGGCCTGTGGTTCGTCTACCCGTGCCCGTACCGGCTGTTCAGCGTCGACGACCTGATCCTCAACACCGCCGGTGTCGTCGTCGGCTGGCTGCTGGCCGGCCCGCTCGGCCGGCTGCTGCCCTCGCCGGAGCCCGAGCACGACCGGCGCCGCTACGCCGAGAAGGTCACGTTCACCCGGCGGCTGTTCGCGCTGGCCACCGACCTGCTCGGGTTCGCCGCGCTGCTCGGTTTCCTGTTCGGCCTGCTGACGCTGTTCGGCGAGGACCTCGAGCACCGCGACACGCCGGTCGTGATCCTCGCCCTCGTCTGGTTCGTGGTGCTGCCCGCGGTGACCGGCTCGACGCCGGGGAAGCGGGCGATGCTGCTGCGCGTGGCGCGCCGGGGCCGCCGCCGCGCCGGGCCGATCGCGCTGCTGGTGCGCAACGGCGTCCTGCTTTCGCCGCTGTGGCTCACGTGGATGCTGCTGGACCTGGACCACTGGGACCTCGGCGACCACCCCGAGCAGCTGCTCCTGCCCCTCGCGCTGGCCGCGTCGGTCTTCGTCGTGGGCGTCTGGACGCCCCTGGCGGTGCTGCTCGACGGCGAGCACCGCGCGCCCTACGAACGGCTGACCCGGACGGTCAACGTCGCCATCGTGCCCCCGGGCGCCCCGGCACCGGAACCGGCGGCCGAACCGGCCCGCCCCGAGAAGGTCCTCAAAGGACTGTGA
- a CDS encoding antitoxin: MNLFDKAKEALGNNPDKADQGVDKAADAAKQRFGDHADKIDQGSEKVKDYLHKQNGGGQDAPPQ; the protein is encoded by the coding sequence ATGAACCTGTTCGACAAGGCGAAAGAAGCGCTCGGGAACAACCCCGACAAGGCCGACCAGGGTGTCGACAAGGCCGCCGATGCCGCCAAGCAGCGCTTCGGCGACCACGCCGACAAGATCGACCAGGGCTCGGAGAAGGTGAAGGACTACCTGCACAAGCAGAACGGCGGCGGGCAGGACGCGCCGCCGCAGTAG
- a CDS encoding sulfatase-like hydrolase/transferase: MVGTTGLPLPRRARRRIPDPGAALPDFGLPRTARRHAVAGVVLTVLAALLVLFALLAPADLNSFSPELLVRVPVEGLIVAALVLVLPPRARGVVAVLVGLVLGLLTVLKALDTGFYATLEKPFDPIYDWSFFKAGIEFLAGEIGDVGAYAALAGAVVLAIAIVAFMVLAMLRLSRIAAGRRTGATRVVAVLGVIWIVCSVFGVEIAPGQPVAARSAAALAYDDLRQVSTDLREQQPFGELAAADAFRDTPGDQLLNGLRGKNVVLTFVESYGRVALDDPAFAPKIGATLDAGTAELKAAGIGAKSAFLSSSTFGGGSWLAHSTVESGMWIDNQQRYNNLLDSDRLTLGGAFQKAGWKTVWDVPAHTKDWPEGQRFYHPDAYYDFRNIGYKGPGFAYATMPDQYTFSMLQRNELAKSAQKPVMAEVDLVSSHAPWSPRPWLVDWNQVGDGSIFAPQPGAGEAPESVWKDPAKIRDAYRDATDYSLKTLISFMQHYGDENTVLVFLGDHQPPVVTPQGAVHDVPITIVAKDPKVLDRISGWGWTDGLHPAAQAPVWKMDSFRDRFLTAFAR, translated from the coding sequence ATGGTTGGAACCACCGGTCTGCCGCTGCCGCGGCGCGCCAGACGCCGCATCCCGGACCCGGGTGCCGCCCTGCCCGACTTCGGGCTGCCCCGGACCGCGCGGAGGCACGCCGTCGCCGGCGTCGTCCTGACGGTGCTCGCCGCGCTGCTCGTGCTGTTCGCGCTCCTCGCGCCCGCCGACCTCAACTCGTTCTCACCGGAATTGCTGGTCCGCGTTCCGGTGGAAGGCCTGATCGTGGCCGCCTTGGTGCTGGTCCTGCCGCCGCGGGCGCGCGGTGTCGTCGCGGTGCTGGTCGGGCTGGTGCTGGGCCTGCTCACCGTGCTGAAGGCGCTCGACACCGGCTTCTACGCGACGCTCGAGAAGCCGTTCGACCCGATCTACGACTGGAGCTTCTTCAAGGCCGGGATCGAGTTCCTCGCGGGGGAAATCGGGGACGTGGGTGCTTACGCGGCCCTGGCGGGCGCCGTGGTGCTCGCGATCGCGATCGTCGCCTTCATGGTGCTCGCGATGCTGCGGCTGAGCCGGATCGCCGCCGGCCGGCGCACCGGCGCGACGCGCGTGGTGGCCGTGCTCGGCGTGATCTGGATCGTCTGCTCGGTGTTCGGCGTCGAGATCGCCCCGGGACAGCCGGTCGCGGCCCGGAGCGCCGCCGCACTGGCCTACGACGACCTGCGCCAGGTGAGCACGGACCTGCGGGAACAGCAGCCGTTCGGCGAGCTGGCCGCCGCGGACGCGTTCCGGGACACCCCGGGCGACCAGCTGCTGAACGGGCTGCGCGGCAAGAACGTGGTGCTGACGTTCGTGGAGAGCTACGGCCGCGTCGCGCTCGACGACCCGGCGTTCGCGCCGAAGATCGGCGCGACCCTCGACGCGGGCACCGCGGAGCTGAAGGCGGCCGGCATCGGTGCGAAGAGCGCGTTCCTCTCGTCGTCGACCTTCGGCGGCGGCAGCTGGCTCGCGCACTCCACCGTCGAGTCCGGCATGTGGATCGACAACCAGCAGCGCTACAACAACCTCCTCGACAGCGACCGGCTGACCCTCGGCGGCGCGTTCCAGAAGGCGGGCTGGAAGACGGTCTGGGACGTCCCCGCGCACACGAAGGACTGGCCCGAAGGCCAGCGGTTCTACCACCCGGACGCCTACTACGACTTCCGGAACATCGGGTACAAGGGTCCCGGGTTCGCCTACGCGACGATGCCGGACCAGTACACCTTTTCCATGCTGCAGCGCAACGAACTCGCGAAGAGCGCGCAGAAGCCGGTGATGGCCGAGGTGGACCTCGTCTCCAGCCACGCGCCGTGGTCGCCGCGGCCCTGGCTGGTCGACTGGAACCAGGTCGGCGACGGCTCGATCTTCGCGCCGCAGCCGGGTGCGGGGGAGGCGCCGGAGTCGGTCTGGAAGGACCCCGCGAAGATCCGCGACGCCTACCGGGACGCCACCGACTACTCCCTGAAGACGCTCATCTCGTTCATGCAGCACTACGGCGACGAGAACACGGTGCTCGTCTTCCTCGGCGACCACCAGCCGCCGGTCGTCACGCCGCAGGGCGCGGTGCACGACGTGCCGATCACGATCGTGGCGAAGGACCCGAAGGTGCTGGACCGGATCTCCGGCTGGGGCTGGACCGACGGCCTGCACCCCGCCGCGCAGGCGCCGGTGTGGAAGATGGACTCCTTCCGCGACCGGTTCCTGACCGCGTTCGCCCGTTGA
- a CDS encoding mandelate racemase/muconate lactonizing enzyme family protein has translation MTVVTRAEAFLVDVEVERARTDAVQAFTSQETVFVELATDDGGRGLGYSYTIGTGGSSVVALLRDHLLPRLVGRDSRLVEALWRDLFAATRATTVGAITALALAAVDTALWDLKCLRAGEPLWRVAGGFRSRVPLYDTEGGWLHLSTEELAAGAKAAAAAGWGGVKVKIGKPDAGEDLERLTAVREAVGPRFDVMVDANQSMTAAEAVRRAAAFGPLDLFWLEEPLPADDVSGHARLAAATAVPIAVGESLYSVAQFRDYLHRGAASIVQPDVARVGGITPWLKVAHLAEAFNVEVCPHFLMELHVSLTAAVPNGRYVEHIPQLRAITRTELTVENGHAVPPENPGLGIDWDRDAMDDRRTS, from the coding sequence TTGACTGTCGTCACGCGCGCCGAGGCCTTTCTCGTCGACGTCGAGGTCGAGCGGGCCCGGACCGACGCCGTGCAGGCGTTCACCTCCCAGGAGACCGTCTTCGTCGAGCTGGCCACCGACGACGGCGGCCGCGGGCTCGGCTACTCCTACACGATCGGCACCGGGGGCAGCTCCGTCGTCGCGCTGCTGCGCGACCACCTGCTCCCCCGGCTCGTCGGACGGGACTCGCGGCTGGTCGAGGCACTGTGGCGGGACCTCTTCGCCGCGACCCGGGCGACGACCGTCGGCGCCATCACCGCACTCGCGCTCGCCGCCGTCGACACCGCGCTGTGGGACCTCAAGTGCCTGCGCGCCGGCGAACCCCTGTGGCGCGTCGCGGGCGGGTTCCGGTCGCGCGTCCCGCTCTACGACACCGAGGGCGGCTGGCTGCACCTGAGCACCGAGGAACTCGCGGCGGGAGCGAAAGCCGCCGCGGCCGCCGGGTGGGGCGGCGTCAAGGTGAAGATCGGCAAGCCGGACGCCGGCGAAGACCTCGAACGGCTCACCGCGGTCCGCGAGGCCGTCGGGCCGCGGTTCGACGTGATGGTGGACGCGAACCAGTCGATGACGGCCGCCGAGGCCGTCCGGCGGGCGGCGGCGTTCGGCCCGCTCGACCTGTTCTGGCTGGAGGAACCGCTGCCGGCCGACGACGTCTCCGGGCACGCCCGGCTCGCCGCCGCGACCGCCGTCCCGATCGCCGTCGGCGAGTCGCTCTACTCGGTGGCCCAGTTCCGCGACTACCTGCACCGCGGTGCCGCGTCGATCGTGCAGCCCGACGTGGCCCGGGTCGGCGGCATCACGCCGTGGCTCAAGGTCGCCCACCTCGCCGAAGCCTTCAACGTCGAGGTCTGCCCGCACTTCCTCATGGAACTGCACGTGAGCCTGACGGCGGCCGTGCCGAACGGCCGGTACGTCGAACACATCCCGCAGCTGCGGGCGATCACCCGCACCGAACTCACCGTCGAAAACGGCCATGCGGTGCCCCCGGAAAACCCCGGGCTCGGAATCGACTGGGACCGCGACGCCATGGACGACCGCCGCACCTCGTGA
- a CDS encoding S1 family peptidase, producing MRRRIALALGGAAVLTASLASASLTPAVASPGLIAAMQRDFGLTAAQAETRLGQEITAARVMPAAEKAAGAAFGGAWFDPALGKLVVGVTDPAAADAVRRAGAETTPAKVSAAKLDATKAAIDAVAKADPAPAAVSGWRTDPRTGSVVVTLRPGAHSADADSFLAKARKAGPVTVATAPAAEPFSAGTVGGDPYYINGNTRCSIGFSVQGGFVSAGHCGGAGSSVVGWDGSAMGSFAGSSFPGNDYSFIRIGNGWWTAPVVLGWGTVSDALVRGSWVAPVGTSVCRSGSTTHWHCGTVLGLNETVNYSQGAVYQMTRTNVCAEPGDSGGSFITGDQAQGVTSGGWGNCSSGGETWFQPVNEILQTYGLSLVTA from the coding sequence ATGCGTCGAAGAATCGCCCTCGCCCTCGGCGGTGCCGCCGTCCTGACCGCTTCCCTCGCTTCCGCGTCGCTCACCCCGGCCGTGGCCTCGCCCGGGTTGATCGCCGCCATGCAGCGGGACTTCGGCCTGACCGCCGCCCAGGCCGAAACCCGCCTCGGCCAGGAAATCACCGCCGCGCGGGTGATGCCGGCCGCCGAAAAGGCCGCCGGAGCCGCCTTCGGTGGCGCCTGGTTCGACCCCGCGCTCGGCAAGCTCGTCGTCGGCGTGACCGACCCGGCCGCGGCCGACGCCGTCCGGCGGGCCGGTGCCGAAACCACGCCGGCGAAGGTCAGCGCCGCGAAGCTCGACGCGACCAAGGCCGCGATCGACGCCGTGGCCAAGGCGGATCCCGCTCCGGCGGCGGTCAGCGGCTGGCGCACCGACCCGCGCACCGGCAGTGTCGTCGTCACCCTGCGGCCGGGCGCGCACAGCGCCGACGCCGACTCCTTCCTCGCGAAAGCGCGGAAAGCGGGCCCGGTGACGGTCGCGACCGCGCCGGCCGCCGAGCCCTTCTCGGCCGGGACCGTCGGTGGCGATCCGTACTACATCAACGGCAACACCCGGTGCTCGATCGGCTTCTCGGTGCAGGGCGGCTTCGTCAGCGCCGGTCACTGCGGTGGTGCCGGCAGCTCGGTGGTCGGCTGGGACGGCTCGGCGATGGGCAGCTTCGCCGGCTCTTCCTTCCCCGGCAACGACTATTCGTTCATCCGCATCGGCAACGGCTGGTGGACCGCACCGGTCGTGCTCGGCTGGGGTACGGTGAGCGACGCGCTCGTCCGCGGCTCGTGGGTCGCGCCGGTCGGCACCTCGGTGTGCCGCTCGGGCTCGACCACGCACTGGCACTGCGGCACGGTGCTGGGGCTCAACGAGACCGTCAACTACTCCCAGGGCGCGGTCTACCAGATGACGCGCACCAACGTCTGCGCCGAACCCGGTGACTCCGGCGGCTCCTTCATCACCGGCGACCAGGCCCAGGGTGTGACCTCCGGTGGCTGGGGCAACTGCAGCTCCGGCGGCGAGACGTGGTTCCAGCCGGTGAACGAGATCCTGCAGACCTACGGCCTGTCGCTCGTCACGGCGTAG